The region TACTCATGCGAAACATCAGCTTTAAAAAATACAGAATCTTTTGGTTCGAGTTCCACAACCTTTTCGCCAACGCGTAATCGTAGTTTGCCGGAAACAACAACTAGGTTTTCAGTAGTTCCTGTTTTGTGTGGTTCCGCAACTTCATGTCCACCTGGTTTTAATACCAGTTCATAAAACTCAGTTTTACGATTTCCAAGAAAAGGGAAAAGGGCTCGGCTTGCAAAAACCTTGGAGTTGGAATATAGAACTTTTGAGTTTTCTACTTTGAGGATATGGATTCCATCTTGGTTTTTTTCTTTCAAAAGTTCTGAAAAGGGAACGTTGAGTCCGTTTGCAATTTTCCATAATACCGAAATTGTTGGGACTGATTTGCCTTGTTCAATTTGCGATAACATCGCGCGGCTCACACCACATCGATTTGCGAGTTTGTCCAAAGAAAAACCTTTTGTATGACGTATGAGTTTCAGATTTTCTTTGACGACATCTGTTATATAATCGCCAGATTCTGAAATTAATTGTTCTATTCCGTCACTCGGTTGCTCTACTTTACTTACCATTGTCCAAGCGTCCAATATAACAGAGGTACTGTCAAGAAACTATCGTTTGAACCTTTCTTTTTTCTCTTCAATCACAAAGACGGGAGGGAGTTTTAGGCCAGGGGGAAACTTTTTATGGATCTCTTTGGCGGAACCTCGGAAGCTCGTTTCGTTTGCCATGGAAATTCCTAGAGCTAGAAAAATCTGGCGGTCTCCTGGTAGGATTTTGGCTAAGGTTTCCAGGCAGTGTTTGGCACGATAGGGTGTCTCATAAAAGGCGATGGTAATCCCGAGACCAATGTATTGTTTCAGAGTTCGTTCTCTTTCTTTTTCTTCGCGGGGCAAAAAACCCAAAAAAAGAAAAGGGGAGGTGGCAAATCCGGAACTTGTGAGGGCTGCAATGAGGGCAGTGGGTCCAGGAGCCGAACGCACTTCCACTCCCATCTCCCAAGCCAGAGGGACAAGCCATTTCCCTGGATCTTCCAAGCCAGGACTTCCTGAATCAGAAATCAGACAGGTTCTTTTGGTGGTCGCCAGTTTCATTCCAATTTCATCCATTTCTTCTCTGGATGTATGTTCATTTAATAGATCAAAGGGTTTTGTGATTCCTAACTTTTTTAAAAAAGTGGAGGTAGTTCTTTGTTCTTCCCCAATGATCCACTCGGCTTCCTCTAACAAGGTTTTGGTGCGAGGAGGAATGTCTTCATCATTTCCAATGGAATTGGATACTAAATAGAGTCGGTTCATGTCAGTACTGGAGGAAAGGTAAAGTAGGGTTGGATATAAATTCCTTTGGCGGCACAAGCAGAAGCGAACTCTGGATTGTCGCGATTGATAGCAACAGCCATTTGTTTGGCCTGACAAAGCATTGGATAGTCATTAAAGGAATCGCCGAAGGCAAGGTCTGGATACACTCCAATTCTTTCTTCGATGGCTTTCACTTTACCTTCACCATAAGTATAAGGTTCAATAAGTCTGTGGGTGTATTTCCCATTTTCACCTAACTCTTGTCTCATCCCAATTACCTTGGATTCTTCTACAGGAAAAAAATGGGCAATGGCTGCAATCCCCGGTTCAGGGGAAGCAGTCACAATATAAACAGTCCACCGGTGGTAGTTTAAATAAGAGATAAGGTCTTTCATTTCCACTTGAGGAAAGACACCAGATTCTTTATCAGGAACGTTCACTCGATCCCATGCACGTCTAGACACTTCGTAGTATTCTTTTTGGTCCATGCCCTCAAAGATAAAACTAGTCCAACGGTATCCTCTTTCGATTCCGTATTCTTTTAATTGGTAAGTGTATTCTTCCCAAACCAATCTTTCTTTTTCGGCGGAGTCTAGTTTGGAATGGTCTTTCCAAGTTTCTTTATCACGGAAAAAATCAGATAAGTCTTTTTTTACGTAAACGAGTCCATCTCTGAGGAGTTCGTCCATGATTTTTTCGCCGAAGTCGTTGCGGATGAGGGTGTTATCGAAATCAAAACAGGCGATGCCTGGCGCTTTGGGTATGATGGTTGTCAGACGGTTGAAAATTTCATCCGTCCAACTGTTCTTTGTCAGGTTAGTCACTAATACTTAGTCTGCAAATCCAACGACGCTTGTGGCAACTCCTTCTTCATAAGGGGTAAGAAAGTTTTCTGGATTGAGATACACATTATGAAATCGGACTTCAAAATGGACATGGGGGCCAGTAGACTTTCCAGTATTTCCTGAGAGAGCAATGATTTGTCCCTTACGAACTACATCCCCTGGTCTTACGAGTAATTCTTGGTTGTGTCCGTAAACGGTATGGAAATGGTTCATGTCATGGTGGTAAATTTTGACAGCCAAACCATAGTCACCACTGCGGCCTGATTCTTCGACCACTCCATCAGCAGCGGCAAGAACGATGGAATATTTAGGAATGGCGATGTCGAGACCCGTATGCCAGGTGTTCCAACGCCTTCCAATTCGAGAAGAAATACGAGATTTATTATTGGGTAGAACAGGCCAAATGAATTGGTCGATGGGAGATTCGACTGTTTCGCGAAAGAGCTCTTTTTCTTGGAGCCCCCGCATGTATTCGGAAGAATAAGGAAAGAAAATGGGGCGTTTCAAACGTTTGAGATCTGCTTCTGTCAGCTGGTTGATCTCCATCACCTCTTGGGCAAGGATCCCAAACTCGGATGCTTTCTCGAGAAGGCTTTTTTTCTCGGTGTTTAGGTCTACCCAAAGACCCCACTGCTCGTTATAACGTTGGAATACATGGTTGTCCAAAAAAACAGGACCATTTTTTTGCTTCTGGTAGGCCGCATATGCGGAGTAGGTCACTACAAACAGGATCAGGACTAGAATGATATAGTAACTTCGGTTTCGCTTCATCTCATTTCGCCTCAAAAACTATGGTGCAATGCCAAATTCTCACGACCCCCCTTCCGGTCAAGGGGAACCATCGGCGAATCCGCCCCAATCATGGCATTTATGTGACATAACATTGGGAGTGGTTTTCAGGTCATTCTTTTTTCTTTTGGGAAAATGATTAGAGAACGCTGTTTAGGGAGGTTGTTTGCAAATTCCTACCAGAAAGTTTCTGATAGGAGGTGATTTGGTTCGGTTCTGATTTTTAAATTTGGATCAGGCGGCCTGGGCTTTTTGTCCGCTTGTTCGGTAGAGATAGATTCCCGCGACAAGAAGGCAAACAATGCCAATCAGATAGTAGTGCCAACTCAGATCAAAGTATCCAATCACAAGAAATCCAAACAGGAGTCGAGTGATTTCCATCGCTCCCGCCCAAGACTTTCCTTCAATGAGGGCATTGATAGCAAGTAAGGAAAGAGTCACCCATACGGTCACAAGAATTTGAGAGATCACTGAGAATTTTGCTACAAAGAGAAGGAAGGCAAAAGACAAAAGGAGAACGAGAACAAACCAAGTAGTGGTATAGGTTCTGACTTCTGGCTGAGGTTTTGGATCATACTTATAGAAAGTTGCGGGACTGACTTCTGGAATCGGTAAAAATCCCGCCGGTTTGGTTCCTTCTCTCGGATACCAACCCGGTGGTTT is a window of Leptospira congkakensis DNA encoding:
- the rsmI gene encoding 16S rRNA (cytidine(1402)-2'-O)-methyltransferase, with amino-acid sequence MNRLYLVSNSIGNDEDIPPRTKTLLEEAEWIIGEEQRTTSTFLKKLGITKPFDLLNEHTSREEMDEIGMKLATTKRTCLISDSGSPGLEDPGKWLVPLAWEMGVEVRSAPGPTALIAALTSSGFATSPFLFLGFLPREEKERERTLKQYIGLGITIAFYETPYRAKHCLETLAKILPGDRQIFLALGISMANETSFRGSAKEIHKKFPPGLKLPPVFVIEEKKERFKR
- a CDS encoding HAD family hydrolase, whose translation is MTNLTKNSWTDEIFNRLTTIIPKAPGIACFDFDNTLIRNDFGEKIMDELLRDGLVYVKKDLSDFFRDKETWKDHSKLDSAEKERLVWEEYTYQLKEYGIERGYRWTSFIFEGMDQKEYYEVSRRAWDRVNVPDKESGVFPQVEMKDLISYLNYHRWTVYIVTASPEPGIAAIAHFFPVEESKVIGMRQELGENGKYTHRLIEPYTYGEGKVKAIEERIGVYPDLAFGDSFNDYPMLCQAKQMAVAINRDNPEFASACAAKGIYIQPYFTFPPVLT
- a CDS encoding helix-turn-helix domain-containing protein yields the protein MVSKVEQPSDGIEQLISESGDYITDVVKENLKLIRHTKGFSLDKLANRCGVSRAMLSQIEQGKSVPTISVLWKIANGLNVPFSELLKEKNQDGIHILKVENSKVLYSNSKVFASRALFPFLGNRKTEFYELVLKPGGHEVAEPHKTGTTENLVVVSGKLRLRVGEKVVELEPKDSVFFKADVSHEYSNPTDQETLMYLVMDYTDEIG
- a CDS encoding M23 family metallopeptidase → MKRNRSYYIILVLILFVVTYSAYAAYQKQKNGPVFLDNHVFQRYNEQWGLWVDLNTEKKSLLEKASEFGILAQEVMEINQLTEADLKRLKRPIFFPYSSEYMRGLQEKELFRETVESPIDQFIWPVLPNNKSRISSRIGRRWNTWHTGLDIAIPKYSIVLAAADGVVEESGRSGDYGLAVKIYHHDMNHFHTVYGHNQELLVRPGDVVRKGQIIALSGNTGKSTGPHVHFEVRFHNVYLNPENFLTPYEEGVATSVVGFAD